In Marisediminicola antarctica, one DNA window encodes the following:
- a CDS encoding exonuclease SbcCD subunit D, whose translation MRILHTSDWHIGRTFHGHSTVENLRVVLAALVDEVRQRAVDVVVVAGDIFDSATPAADFYTVLTSALRQLREAGATVILTSGNHDSATRLGFQSEFAQLAGIHVITRHDQLDTPVTISDEHGPVHFYGIPYLEPSLVRHLYPEAKLTTHEQVLGFAMGRVRADLAARGGRSVVLSHCFAVGVESSDVERDITSGGIDYVPAGVFDGPDYIALGHIHSRNTISERVRYSGAPLHYSFGEATRPRGAWLVQLDAAGLGEVSWVDLPIPRRLAALTGTIEELLTDARHDADADAWVSAVLTDQVRPLDGMRRLQQRFPHCVNVQHRPQVTADAGDESYAERVRGKSDNEIVADFLTFVRNGSGPSEYERKTIRDAIAVQAASDDLDEAVA comes from the coding sequence ATGCGAATCCTCCACACCTCCGACTGGCATATCGGGCGCACCTTCCACGGGCACTCGACGGTCGAGAATCTGCGCGTCGTGCTCGCCGCGCTCGTCGACGAGGTGCGGCAGCGCGCGGTCGATGTCGTCGTGGTCGCCGGCGACATCTTCGACTCGGCTACGCCGGCCGCGGACTTCTACACGGTGCTCACCTCCGCCCTTCGGCAGCTGCGCGAGGCCGGGGCCACGGTGATCCTGACGAGCGGCAACCACGATTCGGCCACGAGGCTGGGCTTCCAGTCGGAGTTCGCGCAGCTGGCCGGCATCCACGTCATCACGAGGCACGACCAGCTCGACACCCCGGTGACGATCTCCGACGAGCACGGGCCGGTGCACTTCTACGGCATCCCGTACCTCGAGCCGTCGCTCGTGCGGCACCTCTACCCCGAAGCGAAGCTGACCACGCACGAGCAGGTGCTCGGCTTCGCGATGGGGCGGGTGCGCGCCGACCTCGCAGCCCGTGGCGGCCGCTCGGTCGTGCTCTCGCACTGCTTCGCGGTGGGCGTCGAATCGAGCGACGTCGAACGCGACATCACCTCCGGCGGCATCGACTATGTTCCCGCGGGAGTGTTCGACGGGCCCGACTATATCGCGCTTGGCCACATCCACTCCCGCAACACGATCAGCGAGCGCGTGCGCTACTCGGGCGCGCCGCTGCACTACTCCTTCGGCGAGGCGACCCGGCCGCGTGGCGCCTGGCTTGTGCAGCTCGACGCTGCCGGTCTCGGCGAGGTGAGCTGGGTCGACCTCCCGATCCCCCGGCGGCTCGCCGCTCTCACCGGCACGATCGAGGAGCTGCTGACGGATGCCCGCCACGACGCCGACGCCGACGCGTGGGTTTCCGCCGTGCTCACCGACCAGGTGCGGCCGCTCGACGGCATGCGCAGGCTGCAGCAGCGGTTCCCGCACTGCGTGAATGTGCAGCACCGTCCGCAGGTCACCGCCGATGCTGGCGATGAAAGCTACGCCGAGCGGGTACGCGGCAAGTCAGACAACGAGATCGTCGCCGATTTCCTCACCTTCGTGCGCAACGGTTCCGGGCCCAGCGAGTACGAGCGTAAGACCATCCGCGACGCCATCGCCGTGCAGGCGGCATCCGACGATCTCGATGAGGCCGTGGCATGA
- a CDS encoding DUF1294 domain-containing protein yields MAPGAERMDGTLVSWKDSRGFGFIAPANGGDDVFVHISEFVDASRRPLSGESFTFEVGATPEGKIRARRVLAIGATLDDTPTPAKRALNLGLAGYLAVAAFAVLFALIATERDLPVWTIGLYVGTSILTFLVYADDKSAAASGRWRTPEGSLLALGLVGGWPGAVIAQRMLRHKTRKMSFQLAFWGTVALNITAFVAFSSPEFLDLVARLSQP; encoded by the coding sequence ATGGCACCCGGAGCAGAGCGCATGGACGGCACTCTCGTTTCGTGGAAGGATTCGCGCGGTTTCGGCTTCATCGCCCCGGCGAACGGAGGCGACGACGTATTCGTGCACATCTCCGAGTTCGTCGATGCGAGCAGACGGCCGCTCAGCGGCGAGTCCTTCACCTTCGAGGTCGGGGCAACGCCAGAGGGGAAGATCAGGGCGCGCCGCGTGCTCGCGATCGGCGCGACGCTCGACGACACCCCAACGCCGGCCAAACGAGCGCTCAATCTGGGCCTCGCCGGCTATCTCGCTGTCGCCGCCTTCGCCGTGCTTTTCGCCCTCATCGCGACCGAGCGGGACCTGCCGGTCTGGACGATCGGCCTCTACGTGGGCACGAGCATCCTGACCTTTCTCGTCTACGCCGATGACAAGTCCGCCGCGGCGTCGGGGCGCTGGCGCACCCCGGAGGGCTCGCTGCTCGCGCTCGGACTCGTCGGCGGTTGGCCGGGAGCCGTCATCGCCCAACGGATGCTGCGCCACAAGACCCGCAAGATGAGCTTCCAGCTGGCGTTCTGGGGCACTGTCGCGCTCAACATCACGGCGTTCGTCGCGTTCAGCTCGCCGGAGTTTCTCGACCTCGTCGCGCGGCTCTCGCAGCCGTAG
- a CDS encoding esterase/lipase family protein has product MRSGLRPPLLDQGSEAPVLLIPGVFETWHYLEQLAETLHRHAHPVYFVHTLGFNSRAIDVSATLAQQFLRHRDLTGVIIVAHSKGGLIGKRMMVADDVEGRIDRMIAINTPFSGSPLARYALGRAMREFRREHPTMRTLLREERVNSRITSLFSSFDHPMAAPSKGRRTCVCRSSGISGRSGIRCSSARC; this is encoded by the coding sequence GTGCGCTCCGGACTGCGCCCGCCGCTGCTGGACCAGGGCAGCGAGGCACCCGTGCTTCTCATCCCGGGGGTATTCGAGACCTGGCACTATCTCGAGCAGCTCGCCGAGACGCTGCACCGCCACGCGCATCCGGTCTATTTCGTGCACACCCTCGGCTTCAATAGCCGCGCGATCGACGTGTCGGCGACGCTCGCGCAGCAGTTTCTGCGCCACAGGGACCTGACCGGCGTCATCATCGTGGCGCACAGCAAGGGCGGGCTCATCGGCAAGCGGATGATGGTCGCCGACGACGTGGAGGGGCGCATCGACCGGATGATCGCGATCAACACGCCCTTCTCCGGGTCGCCGCTCGCGAGGTACGCCCTCGGCCGGGCGATGCGCGAGTTCCGGCGCGAGCATCCGACCATGCGCACGCTCCTGCGCGAGGAGCGCGTGAACTCACGCATCACGTCGCTGTTCAGCTCGTTCGACCACCCGATGGCAGCGCCCTCGAAGGGGCGGAGAACGTGCGTCTGCCGCTCGTCGGGCATTTCCGGCCGCTCGGGCATCCGCTGCTCATCGGCGAGGTGCTGA
- a CDS encoding aminotransferase class I/II-fold pyridoxal phosphate-dependent enzyme, producing MDQRDTPYADAMRAYATSHPARFHLPGHGGSGDSLGDYFGERMLSLDLMPMMHGIDMGVTPTPLERSLRLAAEAWGARRSWFLANGASQGNQIAALAIAGLRPGGQMLVQRSVHSSVVDALVLTGGSARFVAPVVVDGMAHGLVAADVAAAIGAAGAAAEGGATIGAAGAAGAAGAAGAAGAAGAAALSCVYVVSPSYFGFVSDIAALAGVAHAAGLPLVVDEAWGAHLGFHPSLPQNALRQGADLVVSSTHKLGGSLTQSAMLHLGHGPFADELEAQVDRARSIVQSTSESNLLLASLDLARCRLATGASQIGDALDIAEALRDRVRSGGRFGIASDGFSLVPGCGGVDPFRIPIDTRVGGITGHRARTILAEEHGILVEMATDAGIVALFAASAAPSIDGLVAALHALPVDPPARRESPMPPLPPWGRARMTVRDAFFAPNEIVAAADAVGRVAADSLAAYPPGIPNIMPGEEVTRELVDFVQAVASAEFGHVRGAIDAGVRRMRVVAR from the coding sequence ATGGACCAGCGCGATACCCCCTACGCCGACGCCATGCGCGCGTATGCGACATCGCATCCGGCCCGCTTCCACCTGCCCGGACACGGCGGCTCCGGCGACAGCCTCGGCGACTACTTCGGCGAGCGGATGCTGTCGCTCGACCTCATGCCGATGATGCACGGCATCGACATGGGCGTCACGCCCACCCCGCTGGAACGGTCGCTGCGGCTCGCCGCAGAGGCGTGGGGCGCGCGGCGCAGCTGGTTCCTCGCGAACGGTGCCAGCCAGGGCAACCAGATCGCCGCCCTCGCGATCGCGGGGCTTCGCCCCGGCGGCCAGATGCTCGTACAGCGGTCGGTGCATTCGTCGGTCGTCGACGCGCTCGTGCTCACCGGAGGCTCAGCCCGCTTCGTCGCGCCCGTCGTCGTCGACGGGATGGCGCACGGGCTTGTCGCAGCAGATGTCGCGGCGGCGATCGGTGCTGCCGGTGCTGCCGCCGAGGGGGGCGCTACGATCGGCGCTGCCGGTGCTGCCGGTGCTGCCGGTGCTGCCGGTGCTGCCGGTGCTGCCGGCGCTGCCGCCCTGTCGTGCGTCTACGTCGTGAGCCCGAGCTACTTTGGCTTCGTCTCCGACATTGCCGCGCTCGCCGGTGTCGCCCACGCGGCCGGGCTGCCCCTCGTCGTCGACGAGGCGTGGGGCGCCCACCTCGGATTCCACCCCTCGCTGCCACAGAACGCCCTGCGCCAGGGTGCCGACCTCGTCGTGTCGTCGACACACAAACTCGGCGGATCGCTGACCCAGTCGGCGATGCTGCACCTCGGACACGGCCCGTTCGCCGACGAACTCGAGGCGCAGGTCGACCGCGCGCGGAGCATCGTGCAGAGCACAAGCGAGAGCAACCTGCTGCTCGCCTCGCTCGACCTCGCCCGCTGCCGACTCGCGACGGGCGCCTCACAGATCGGCGACGCGCTCGACATCGCGGAGGCCCTTCGCGATCGGGTGCGCTCGGGAGGGCGGTTCGGTATCGCCTCCGACGGATTCTCGCTCGTGCCGGGTTGTGGGGGTGTCGACCCGTTCCGTATCCCAATCGACACCCGGGTGGGAGGCATCACCGGGCACCGGGCGCGCACGATTCTTGCCGAGGAACACGGCATCCTCGTCGAGATGGCGACGGACGCCGGAATCGTCGCACTCTTCGCGGCATCCGCGGCCCCGTCGATCGACGGACTCGTCGCCGCTCTTCACGCGCTGCCGGTCGACCCGCCCGCGCGCCGCGAGTCGCCGATGCCGCCGCTTCCGCCGTGGGGCAGAGCGCGGATGACCGTGCGCGACGCCTTCTTCGCGCCGAACGAGATCGTGGCCGCCGCGGATGCCGTGGGGCGCGTCGCCGCCGACTCCCTCGCCGCGTACCCGCCCGGCATCCCGAACATCATGCCGGGGGAGGAGGTCACCCGTGAGCTCGTCGACTTCGTGCAGGCGGTGGCGTCGGCCGAGTTCGGGCACGTGCGCGGCGCCATCGATGCGGGCGTGCGGCGGATGCGGGTGGTGGCGCGGTAG
- a CDS encoding uracil-xanthine permease family protein, with amino-acid sequence MALPWKLHGDGKNVAANEIVQPEERLTWPRTIGFGAQHVVAMFGATFLVPLITGFPPATTLLFSGLGTLLFLIITKNKLPSYLGSSFAFIAPIGAAVGSGGQSVALGGVIVVGALLAIVGVIVHLSGTRWINVALPPIVSGAIVALIGFNLAPAARDNFAASPLIATITLLSIILAAVLFKGLLGRLSIVVGVAVGYVAAVIAGQIDFSGVGDAPWVGLPQFTTPSFSLEYIGVYLMFLPVVLALIAENVGHIKGVGQLTGRNLDPLTGRALFADGLATVISGIGGGSPTTTYGENIGVMAATRVFSTAAYWVAGITAILLGMSPKVGAIIFSVPPGVLGGVTTALYGLIGIIGVRIWVENRVDFSLPKNQLTAGIALIMGIANFTIVLGDVEFTGIVLGTVAAIVVYHLMNGLGKLRGTDAEAADAGADVGKRTAAGERK; translated from the coding sequence ATGGCACTCCCCTGGAAGCTCCACGGCGACGGCAAGAACGTCGCAGCGAACGAGATCGTGCAGCCGGAGGAGCGCCTCACCTGGCCGCGCACCATCGGCTTCGGCGCCCAGCATGTCGTCGCAATGTTCGGCGCGACATTCCTGGTGCCGCTCATCACGGGGTTCCCGCCCGCGACAACACTGCTGTTCTCGGGCCTCGGCACGCTGCTGTTCCTGATCATCACGAAGAACAAGCTGCCGAGCTACCTCGGCTCCTCGTTCGCGTTCATCGCGCCGATTGGTGCGGCTGTCGGCTCGGGCGGACAGTCTGTCGCCCTCGGCGGCGTCATCGTCGTCGGCGCGCTGCTCGCGATCGTCGGCGTGATCGTGCACCTCAGCGGCACCCGCTGGATCAACGTCGCACTGCCGCCCATCGTGAGCGGCGCGATCGTCGCCCTCATCGGCTTCAACCTCGCCCCGGCCGCCCGCGACAACTTCGCGGCCTCACCGCTTATCGCGACGATCACGCTGCTGTCGATCATCCTCGCGGCGGTGCTCTTCAAGGGTCTCCTCGGACGCCTCTCGATCGTCGTCGGCGTCGCCGTCGGCTATGTCGCCGCCGTCATCGCCGGGCAGATCGACTTCTCCGGGGTCGGCGACGCCCCCTGGGTCGGTCTGCCGCAGTTCACGACCCCGAGCTTCTCCCTCGAGTACATCGGCGTGTACCTGATGTTCCTGCCGGTCGTGCTTGCACTCATCGCCGAGAACGTCGGACACATCAAGGGCGTCGGCCAGCTCACCGGACGCAACCTCGACCCGCTCACCGGACGCGCGCTCTTCGCCGACGGCCTCGCCACCGTGATCTCCGGCATCGGTGGCGGCTCCCCCACCACGACCTACGGCGAGAACATCGGCGTGATGGCGGCAACCCGAGTGTTCTCGACCGCTGCCTACTGGGTGGCCGGAATCACCGCAATCCTGCTCGGCATGTCGCCCAAGGTCGGCGCAATAATCTTCTCGGTCCCGCCCGGGGTGCTCGGCGGGGTGACGACCGCGCTCTACGGCCTGATCGGCATCATCGGCGTGCGCATCTGGGTCGAGAACCGCGTCGACTTCAGCCTGCCCAAGAACCAGCTCACCGCGGGCATCGCCCTCATCATGGGAATCGCGAACTTCACCATCGTGCTCGGCGACGTCGAATTCACCGGCATCGTGCTCGGCACGGTCGCCGCGATCGTCGTGTACCACCTGATGAACGGCCTCGGAAAGCTGCGCGGTACGGATGCCGAGGCGGCGGATGCTGGTGCCGACGTCGGCAAGCGCACGGCAGCCGGCGAGCGGAAGTAG
- a CDS encoding ChaB family protein: MPASDEMPDTLRRSDTHAQSLWSKAHDSAVDSYGEGERAHRTAFAALKREYEKVGDHWERKAESGPSDSGAAGPRGTGQTKGGVDANASKEHLMDLARRLDVKGRSSMNKSELVDALQKANARETRTSG; encoded by the coding sequence ATGCCCGCATCGGACGAGATGCCCGACACGCTCCGCCGGTCGGACACGCATGCCCAGTCGCTCTGGTCGAAGGCGCACGACTCGGCTGTTGACAGCTACGGGGAGGGCGAGCGAGCCCACCGCACCGCCTTCGCCGCGCTCAAGCGCGAGTACGAGAAGGTCGGCGACCACTGGGAGAGGAAGGCCGAGTCGGGGCCGTCCGACTCCGGAGCCGCTGGCCCGCGCGGAACGGGCCAGACCAAGGGAGGGGTGGATGCGAACGCCTCGAAGGAACATCTGATGGATCTTGCGAGACGACTCGATGTGAAGGGACGCTCCTCGATGAACAAGTCGGAGCTCGTCGACGCGCTGCAGAAGGCGAACGCGCGCGAGACCCGCACGAGCGGCTGA
- a CDS encoding CPBP family intramembrane glutamic endopeptidase, which translates to MVTVQPQVKQQLSWGLIPAAGVSASAILIFGLLNLPAGYAVLVGSLILAFVIDRSLASDLLLIGIGMGIISTISVAADISYGNMLLMGTVLTLAVLVPFLIDRYGYRRRTIVFPVRTGQKWSTLERSYLAIVLVLGWTILPFYFIGSGAYQNWPAISTPDEIARLFVGVNAVGIWDELFFICTVFALLRRHFPMWQANILQAVIFVSFLWELGYQSWGPLLTAPFALLQGYIFSKTKSLTYVVCVHLLFDLVVFLVLVHAHNREWLPIFFY; encoded by the coding sequence ATGGTCACGGTGCAACCACAGGTTAAGCAGCAGTTGTCGTGGGGCCTCATTCCGGCGGCCGGGGTCTCAGCATCCGCGATCCTCATCTTCGGCCTGCTGAACCTGCCCGCCGGATACGCGGTGCTCGTCGGGAGCCTGATCCTCGCCTTCGTCATCGACCGGTCGCTGGCGAGCGACCTGCTGCTCATCGGGATCGGGATGGGCATCATCTCCACCATCTCGGTCGCCGCCGACATCAGCTACGGCAACATGCTGCTCATGGGCACCGTGCTGACGCTCGCGGTTCTGGTGCCGTTCCTGATCGACCGGTACGGCTACAGGCGGCGCACGATCGTGTTCCCGGTCCGCACCGGGCAAAAGTGGTCGACGCTCGAGCGCTCCTACCTCGCGATCGTGCTCGTGCTCGGCTGGACGATCCTGCCGTTCTACTTCATCGGCTCCGGCGCGTACCAGAACTGGCCGGCGATCAGCACGCCCGACGAAATCGCGCGGCTGTTCGTCGGTGTCAACGCCGTGGGAATCTGGGACGAGCTGTTCTTCATCTGCACCGTCTTCGCGCTGCTGCGCCGCCACTTCCCGATGTGGCAGGCGAACATTCTGCAGGCGGTGATCTTCGTGTCGTTCCTGTGGGAGCTCGGCTACCAATCGTGGGGACCGCTGCTCACCGCCCCGTTCGCGCTGCTGCAGGGGTACATATTCTCCAAGACGAAGTCGCTCACCTATGTCGTGTGCGTGCACCTGCTGTTCGACCTCGTGGTGTTCCTGGTGCTCGTGCATGCCCACAACCGCGAGTGGCTGCCGATTTTCTTCTACTGA
- a CDS encoding DUF4433 domain-containing protein, with translation MPSLGEQRIYHVTHASNLPGILDSGALNAETSPVTDISSEEARTARRATTVAGPDSATVAEHVPFYLSPNARLWESMRAGSTDPRLAPSAHGLAAAEFVILVSTVKTVATDEASIVVTDGDATGQLTRFAATDETWKRLLYRLISDDESDALLSAEFLVKDSVPFDAVTLIGVPHDRARDAVKLALAGSSHVPRVAVHPPWFAVPTED, from the coding sequence GTGCCGAGCCTCGGGGAGCAGCGCATCTACCACGTGACCCACGCGAGCAACCTCCCCGGCATCCTGGACAGCGGCGCGCTGAACGCCGAGACGAGCCCGGTCACCGATATCTCCTCGGAGGAAGCCCGCACCGCCCGGCGCGCGACGACCGTCGCAGGCCCGGACAGCGCAACCGTCGCCGAGCACGTGCCGTTCTACCTCTCGCCCAACGCGAGGCTCTGGGAGTCGATGCGCGCGGGATCCACGGACCCTCGCCTCGCGCCGTCAGCCCATGGCCTCGCCGCCGCTGAGTTCGTCATCCTCGTGAGCACCGTGAAGACCGTCGCGACCGATGAGGCATCCATCGTCGTGACCGACGGCGACGCGACCGGACAGCTCACCCGGTTCGCCGCGACGGACGAGACCTGGAAGCGGTTGCTGTACCGGCTGATTTCCGACGACGAATCCGATGCGCTGCTGAGCGCCGAGTTCCTGGTCAAGGACTCGGTTCCGTTCGACGCGGTGACCCTCATCGGCGTACCGCACGACCGGGCCCGGGATGCCGTGAAGCTGGCGCTCGCGGGCTCGTCGCACGTGCCGCGCGTCGCGGTGCACCCGCCGTGGTTCGCGGTGCCGACCGAGGACTGA
- a CDS encoding SDR family NAD(P)-dependent oxidoreductase, which yields MSKRKDPVVVITGASSGIGRATALRFAKKEASLVLASRSDEALIGLVREWENLGGRAIAVPTEVAGFTDVQALAAAAAAAVEAFERIDVWVNNAGTTLFASFLEVPLEDFRRVLDVNLMGCVYGSRAAIRSLGASIRSERPGRPGNGAPAPTHPAGDRGADGRAGREDPPLAAARGAGDRRHPV from the coding sequence GTGTCGAAGAGAAAGGATCCCGTCGTCGTGATCACCGGCGCATCGAGCGGAATCGGGCGCGCGACCGCCCTCCGTTTCGCTAAAAAGGAGGCGAGTCTCGTGCTTGCCAGTCGCAGCGACGAGGCCCTCATCGGGCTCGTGCGGGAGTGGGAGAACCTGGGCGGCCGGGCGATCGCCGTGCCGACCGAGGTCGCCGGCTTCACCGATGTGCAAGCCCTGGCTGCCGCCGCTGCCGCCGCCGTTGAGGCATTCGAACGCATCGACGTGTGGGTCAACAACGCCGGAACGACGCTCTTCGCCTCGTTTCTCGAGGTGCCGCTTGAGGACTTCCGTCGCGTCCTCGACGTCAACCTGATGGGCTGCGTCTATGGCTCGAGGGCCGCGATCCGGTCACTCGGGGCAAGCATCCGGTCGGAGCGGCCGGGCCGGCCGGGCAATGGCGCGCCAGCACCGACGCACCCCGCAGGCGATCGAGGCGCAGATGGCCGCGCTGGTCGAGAAGACCCACCTCTCGCCGCGGCGCGGGGTGCCGGTGACCGACGGCACCCTGTTTGA
- a CDS encoding EI24 domain-containing protein codes for MDSSKTSARPPGLVWQFLGGMGYLVRGLRLWVTSPRLMLLGALPALVVGLFFATALVLFAINLESLATLITPFADRWVDPLRAGTRIAAGTALGAVTMLLAVYTFVAVTLTLGNPFYERIWRAVEQRMGDAPVEIDEPFWRSATRGIGSGIRLFALTATVGLSLFAVSFIPIVGQTAVPVLGALLGGWFLTLELTGFAFDARGLRLRDRRRMLGARRASTLGFGVLTYVLFLVPLGAVVIMPAAVAGATMLSRDALASASRQANPATS; via the coding sequence GTGGACAGCAGTAAAACGAGCGCACGGCCGCCCGGTCTTGTCTGGCAATTTCTGGGCGGAATGGGCTACCTCGTGCGCGGACTCCGCCTCTGGGTCACCTCCCCGCGGCTGATGCTGCTCGGCGCGCTTCCCGCCCTCGTCGTCGGTCTCTTCTTCGCCACGGCGCTGGTGCTGTTCGCGATCAACCTCGAGTCGCTCGCCACCTTGATTACCCCGTTCGCAGACCGCTGGGTCGACCCGCTCCGTGCCGGCACCCGGATCGCCGCCGGCACCGCGCTCGGCGCGGTGACCATGCTGCTCGCCGTGTACACCTTCGTCGCCGTGACGCTCACGCTGGGCAACCCGTTCTACGAGCGCATCTGGCGTGCGGTGGAACAGCGGATGGGCGACGCCCCGGTCGAGATCGACGAGCCGTTCTGGCGCTCGGCGACGCGCGGCATCGGCAGCGGCATCCGACTGTTCGCCCTTACCGCCACGGTCGGCCTCTCGCTCTTCGCCGTGAGCTTCATCCCGATCGTCGGCCAGACGGCGGTCCCGGTGCTCGGCGCCCTGCTGGGCGGCTGGTTCCTCACGCTCGAGCTCACCGGCTTCGCGTTCGACGCGCGCGGACTGCGCCTGCGCGACCGGAGACGGATGCTGGGTGCCCGGCGCGCCTCGACCCTCGGCTTCGGGGTGCTCACCTACGTGCTCTTCCTCGTCCCGCTCGGCGCGGTCGTCATCATGCCCGCCGCCGTCGCCGGCGCGACGATGCTCAGCAGGGACGCACTCGCGTCTGCGTCACGGCAGGCGAATCCCGCTACCTCTTGA
- a CDS encoding alpha/beta fold hydrolase, which yields MTIFDRFRRVKTPPLHVAIDEGTGPVVVLVHGIASSSVTFENLIPLITDRHRVIAVDLLGFGESLAPESATFTIEEHVEALEDTLDALRLRHPFVLVGHSMGSLIASRYAATNRKRVSKLVLVSPPVYMNPEALGDPVERAAMGLYLKAYEFLRTNQNFTMRNAAMLARISPIKNVLEVNARNWKAFVLSLQNSIESQTTVSDIASVTVPVEIIYGALDPFLMPGGLRIVEQMRLVTVHKVDASDHLVRKRLARVVAVAIG from the coding sequence GTGACCATTTTCGATCGATTCCGGCGGGTGAAGACCCCGCCGCTGCACGTCGCGATCGATGAGGGCACCGGCCCGGTCGTTGTGCTCGTGCATGGCATCGCCTCGTCGTCGGTCACGTTCGAGAACCTGATTCCGCTGATCACCGACCGGCACCGCGTGATCGCGGTCGACCTGCTGGGGTTCGGCGAGTCGCTGGCCCCGGAGTCGGCGACCTTCACGATCGAGGAGCACGTCGAGGCGCTCGAGGACACCCTCGACGCGCTGCGGCTGAGACATCCGTTCGTGCTCGTCGGGCATTCGATGGGGAGCCTGATCGCGAGCCGCTACGCCGCGACCAACCGCAAGCGGGTCTCCAAGCTCGTGCTCGTGAGTCCGCCCGTGTACATGAACCCGGAGGCGCTCGGTGATCCCGTCGAGCGTGCCGCGATGGGACTGTACCTCAAGGCGTACGAGTTTCTGCGCACGAACCAGAACTTCACGATGCGCAACGCCGCGATGCTCGCGCGCATCTCGCCGATCAAGAACGTGCTTGAGGTGAACGCCCGCAACTGGAAGGCTTTCGTGCTGTCGCTCCAGAACTCGATCGAGTCGCAGACCACGGTGAGCGACATCGCGTCGGTGACCGTGCCGGTCGAGATCATCTACGGCGCGCTCGATCCGTTCCTGATGCCCGGGGGCCTGCGCATTGTCGAGCAGATGCGGCTCGTGACGGTGCATAAGGTCGACGCGAGCGATCACCTCGTGCGCAAGCGGCTGGCCCGCGTCGTGGCGGTCGCGATCGGGTGA